Proteins encoded within one genomic window of Corynebacterium aurimucosum:
- a CDS encoding cystathionine gamma-synthase → MTDNRTLGFSSRSIHAGYQPDPYMGSINVPIYASTTYQQDGLAQLRGGYEYGRVANPTVHSLEKTLAALENAEYARCFATGMAAVDTLIRIIVRPGDHVILGNDAYGGMYRLLHHDYGEWGIELSIVNTADTAAVEAALKENTKLIWLETPTNPATTITDIAAVTKAVKAAGDVQIVVDNTFATPYLQNPLELGADHVLHSTTKYLGGHSDVLGGAVVTNSAEMDERLLYFQGNVGAVSSPFDAYLTARGIKTLEVRMDRHCSNAQAVAEFLESRPEVKQVLYPGLPSHPGHELAKKQMRGFGGMMSVRFHSEEHARQICLNTKLISLAESLGGVESLIEHPQNMTHISAEGSELVPPADLVRISVGIESIDDLLADLEQALDALD, encoded by the coding sequence ATGACTGACAACCGCACTCTTGGCTTTTCTTCCCGTTCCATCCATGCCGGTTACCAGCCGGATCCTTACATGGGATCCATCAACGTACCGATTTACGCTTCCACCACGTACCAGCAGGATGGCCTCGCGCAGCTGCGCGGCGGCTACGAGTATGGTCGCGTGGCCAACCCCACCGTTCATTCCCTAGAGAAGACCCTCGCGGCGCTAGAGAATGCCGAGTATGCTCGCTGTTTCGCCACGGGCATGGCGGCCGTCGATACCCTCATCCGTATCATCGTGCGCCCAGGTGACCACGTGATTTTGGGTAACGATGCCTACGGCGGCATGTACCGTCTCCTGCACCATGACTACGGTGAGTGGGGCATCGAGCTGTCCATCGTTAATACCGCCGATACCGCGGCGGTGGAGGCGGCGTTGAAGGAGAACACCAAGCTCATTTGGTTGGAGACCCCGACCAATCCGGCGACGACGATCACGGATATCGCTGCGGTCACTAAGGCAGTCAAGGCGGCTGGCGACGTCCAGATTGTCGTCGACAACACTTTCGCCACTCCCTACCTGCAGAACCCTCTGGAGCTGGGCGCGGATCACGTTCTGCACTCCACCACGAAGTACCTGGGCGGCCACTCGGATGTGCTGGGTGGTGCGGTCGTGACCAACTCCGCTGAGATGGATGAGCGCCTGCTGTACTTCCAGGGCAACGTCGGCGCGGTGTCTTCGCCTTTTGACGCCTACCTCACCGCCCGCGGCATAAAGACCCTGGAGGTTCGCATGGATCGCCACTGCTCCAATGCACAGGCCGTGGCGGAATTCCTGGAGTCCCGCCCGGAGGTCAAGCAGGTTCTCTACCCGGGCCTGCCCTCGCATCCGGGCCACGAGCTGGCGAAGAAGCAGATGCGCGGCTTTGGCGGCATGATGTCCGTGCGCTTCCATAGCGAGGAGCATGCTCGCCAGATCTGTCTCAACACCAAGCTCATCTCATTGGCGGAGTCACTCGGCGGTGTGGAGTCCCTCATCGAGCACCCACAGAACATGACCCATATCTCCGCGGAAGGCTCCGAACTCGTCCCGCCGGCAGACCTCGTGCGCATCTCCGTGGGCATTGAGTCCATTGATGACCTGCTCGCGGACTTGGAGCAAGCCCTCGACGCCCTGGACTAA
- a CDS encoding mechanosensitive ion channel family protein, translating to MQSWLIDKPIGIALILIVAIIGSWLLRRLITKLADNSIKKGKLSSPLSPRKAHRTTDKALEKTQEARRTSRIQTLAGVGRSAVAIFVWVWAVLAILDKLGVNVAPLVASAGVVGVALGFGAQALVKDFLSGIFMLMEDQYGIGDTIDLGNGVFGDVESISLRITTVRDIDGALWYVRNGEILQVANHSDRYSVARVQVPIALSNDPTRAVDVITTAAEEAARDSDIKDFILATPTVNGMSGLEVDHMSYRVSVKTLPGKQWDVQRAMQAKILTAMHTEGITTPYPRGMAIFDLEEPSLTRKED from the coding sequence ATGCAGTCCTGGCTCATAGACAAGCCCATCGGCATTGCTCTCATTCTCATCGTCGCCATCATCGGTAGCTGGCTGCTGCGGCGGCTCATCACCAAACTGGCAGACAACAGCATCAAGAAGGGCAAGCTCAGCTCGCCGCTCTCCCCTCGCAAAGCTCACCGAACAACCGATAAGGCGCTCGAGAAAACGCAAGAGGCACGGCGCACCTCCCGCATCCAGACTCTCGCCGGCGTCGGCCGCTCCGCGGTCGCCATATTCGTCTGGGTCTGGGCAGTGCTGGCCATCTTGGACAAGCTCGGCGTCAACGTCGCCCCGCTCGTGGCCTCAGCCGGCGTGGTTGGTGTCGCCCTTGGTTTCGGTGCCCAGGCGCTGGTCAAGGACTTCCTCTCCGGCATTTTCATGCTCATGGAGGACCAGTACGGCATCGGTGACACCATCGACCTCGGCAACGGGGTCTTCGGCGATGTAGAGTCCATTTCCCTGCGTATCACCACGGTCCGCGACATCGATGGCGCGCTATGGTACGTCCGCAATGGCGAAATCCTGCAGGTGGCCAACCACTCCGACCGCTACTCCGTAGCCCGCGTCCAGGTCCCCATCGCGCTGAGCAACGACCCCACCCGAGCAGTCGACGTCATCACCACCGCAGCAGAAGAAGCCGCCCGCGACTCCGACATCAAGGACTTCATCCTGGCCACCCCCACGGTCAACGGCATGTCTGGCCTGGAAGTGGACCACATGTCCTACCGCGTTTCCGTCAAGACGCTACCGGGCAAGCAGTGGGATGTGCAGCGCGCCATGCAGGCGAAAATCCTCACCGCCATGCACACGGAAGGAATTACCACGCCCTACCCGAGGGGGATGGCTATCTTTGATCTGGAAGAACCCAGCCTGACGAGAAAGGAAGATTAG
- a CDS encoding globin has translation MQPTSVYDAVGGVETFEKLVGGFYAQVREDDLIGPMYPQQDWEGAEQRLTWFLVQYWGGPQLFSEQRGHPRLRMRHAPYPIDMAAHDRWLELMGNSLAQIDEETIPPAYRAMIWDHMERVAAMLINRAP, from the coding sequence GTGCAACCAACGAGCGTGTACGACGCCGTCGGCGGAGTGGAGACCTTTGAGAAACTCGTCGGCGGTTTCTACGCCCAGGTGCGCGAGGATGATCTCATCGGCCCGATGTACCCACAGCAGGACTGGGAGGGAGCAGAACAGCGCCTGACCTGGTTCCTTGTGCAGTATTGGGGAGGGCCACAGCTCTTTTCCGAGCAGCGCGGCCACCCTCGCCTGCGCATGCGCCATGCGCCCTACCCCATCGACATGGCCGCCCATGATCGCTGGCTCGAGCTCATGGGCAACTCCTTAGCGCAGATCGACGAGGAGACCATCCCGCCGGCCTATCGCGCCATGATCTGGGACCACATGGAGCGAGTGGCGGCGATGCTCATCAACCGCGCTCCCTAA